In a single window of the Scophthalmus maximus strain ysfricsl-2021 chromosome 18, ASM2237912v1, whole genome shotgun sequence genome:
- the trim54 gene encoding tripartite motif-containing protein 54 isoform X3: protein MNFALGFKPPSAGSSGPGPGAGGGATMENLEKQLICPVCLEMFSKPVVILPCQHNLCRKCANDIFQSANPLWHSRSSLSAVGSGGRFRCPSCRHEVALDRHGVYGLQRNLLVENIIDIYRQQESSRLANLKPEQQQQQQQQQLTTCDEHEDEKINIYCLSCETPTCSMCKVFGRHKGCDVAPLGGVYVRQKTELGNGIAILVASNDNIQALISQMEETCRTVEDNGKRQREQLVARFDRLVSVLEERKQQLVALISEQQDDKLKRVRSLVRQHGERLEAAAALVEAALRALEEPRMALFVQNAKVVLEEMAAASVSNVERPELGFESMSHFALDTDDLADMLQNMDFCSGVGDDREDDCEVGEESELDFGCRY from the exons ATGAACTTTGCTCTTGGCTTCAAGCCCCCATCAGCAGGCAGCTCTGGGCCCGGGCCCGGTGCCGGTGGCGGCGCCACcatggagaacctggagaagcAGCTAATCTGCCCCGTCTGCCTGGAAATGTTCTCCAAACCCGTGGTCATCCTGCCCTGCCAGCACAACCTCTGCCGCAAGTGTGCCAACGACATATTCCAG tcGGCGAACCCTCTGTGGCATTCCCGCAGCTCCCTCAGCGCCGTCGGCAGCGGCGGCCGCTTCCGTTGTCCGTCGTGTCGCCACGAGGTGGCGCTGGACCGGCACGGAGTCTACGGCCTGCAGAGGAACCTGCTGGTTGAGAACATCATCGACATCTACAGGCAGCAGGAGtcctccag GCTTGCGAACCTGAagccggagcagcagcagcagcagcagcagcagcagctgacgacGTGCGACGAGCACGAGGACGAGAAGATCAACATCTACTGTCTGTCGTGTGAGACGCCGACCTGCTCCATGTGCAAGGTGTTCGGGCGACACAAGGGCTGCGACGTGGCGCCGCTCGGCGGCGTCTACGTCAGGCAGAAG ACGGAGCTCGGCAACGGCATCGCGATCCTGGTCGCCAGTAACGACAACATCCAGGCGCTCATCTCTCAGATGGAAGAAACCTGCCGCACCGTGGAG GACAACGGCAAGCGGCAGAGGGAGCAGCTGGTCGCCCGCTTCGACCGCCTGGTGTCCGTCCTGGAGGAGCggaagcagcagctggtggcTCTGATCTCCGAGCAGCAGGACGACAAACTGAAACGTGTCCGATCCCTCGTCCGTCAGCACGGCGAGCGgctggaggcggcggcggcgctggtGGAGGCGGCCCTGCGGGCCCTGGAGGAGCCGCGCATGGCTCTGTTCGTGCAG aACGCCAAAGTCGTCCTGGAGGA AATGGCGGCGGCGAGCGTCTCCAACGTGGAGCGTCCGGAGCTCGGCTTCGAGAGCATGAGCCACTTCGCCCTCGATACCGACGACCTCGCGGACATGTTGCAGAACATGGACTTCTGCTCCG
- the trim54 gene encoding tripartite motif-containing protein 54 isoform X4: MNFALGFKPPSAGSSGPGPGAGGGATMENLEKQLICPVCLEMFSKPVVILPCQHNLCRKCANDIFQSANPLWHSRSSLSAVGSGGRFRCPSCRHEVALDRHGVYGLQRNLLVENIIDIYRQQESSRLANLKPEQQQQQQQQQLTTCDEHEDEKINIYCLSCETPTCSMCKVFGRHKGCDVAPLGGVYVRQKTELGNGIAILVASNDNIQALISQMEETCRTVEDNGKRQREQLVARFDRLVSVLEERKQQLVALISEQQDDKLKRVRSLVRQHGERLEAAAALVEAALRALEEPRMALFVQNAKVVLEEMAAASVSNVERPELGFESMSHFALDTDDLADMLQNMDFCSGPCCRQEDVEVLP; the protein is encoded by the exons ATGAACTTTGCTCTTGGCTTCAAGCCCCCATCAGCAGGCAGCTCTGGGCCCGGGCCCGGTGCCGGTGGCGGCGCCACcatggagaacctggagaagcAGCTAATCTGCCCCGTCTGCCTGGAAATGTTCTCCAAACCCGTGGTCATCCTGCCCTGCCAGCACAACCTCTGCCGCAAGTGTGCCAACGACATATTCCAG tcGGCGAACCCTCTGTGGCATTCCCGCAGCTCCCTCAGCGCCGTCGGCAGCGGCGGCCGCTTCCGTTGTCCGTCGTGTCGCCACGAGGTGGCGCTGGACCGGCACGGAGTCTACGGCCTGCAGAGGAACCTGCTGGTTGAGAACATCATCGACATCTACAGGCAGCAGGAGtcctccag GCTTGCGAACCTGAagccggagcagcagcagcagcagcagcagcagcagctgacgacGTGCGACGAGCACGAGGACGAGAAGATCAACATCTACTGTCTGTCGTGTGAGACGCCGACCTGCTCCATGTGCAAGGTGTTCGGGCGACACAAGGGCTGCGACGTGGCGCCGCTCGGCGGCGTCTACGTCAGGCAGAAG ACGGAGCTCGGCAACGGCATCGCGATCCTGGTCGCCAGTAACGACAACATCCAGGCGCTCATCTCTCAGATGGAAGAAACCTGCCGCACCGTGGAG GACAACGGCAAGCGGCAGAGGGAGCAGCTGGTCGCCCGCTTCGACCGCCTGGTGTCCGTCCTGGAGGAGCggaagcagcagctggtggcTCTGATCTCCGAGCAGCAGGACGACAAACTGAAACGTGTCCGATCCCTCGTCCGTCAGCACGGCGAGCGgctggaggcggcggcggcgctggtGGAGGCGGCCCTGCGGGCCCTGGAGGAGCCGCGCATGGCTCTGTTCGTGCAG aACGCCAAAGTCGTCCTGGAGGA AATGGCGGCGGCGAGCGTCTCCAACGTGGAGCGTCCGGAGCTCGGCTTCGAGAGCATGAGCCACTTCGCCCTCGATACCGACGACCTCGCGGACATGTTGCAGAACATGGACTTCTGCTCCG